One Pararhizobium sp. IMCC3301 DNA segment encodes these proteins:
- a CDS encoding phosphate/phosphite/phosphonate ABC transporter substrate-binding protein, protein MIASLTMYQRPQLASAHDNYWALIRQHLAAAGMDSPPVLAQQADDMSVWTDPGLVLSQTCGLPYRTELHHRVSLIGTPDFAVEGCAPGYYRSAIVVRKSERRTRIAEFRDAVFAYNQTGSQSGYAAPYWHVKARGFWFENRQATGGHLNSARAVAEGRADLAALDAVSWRLMQEYEPLSGELKVLDWTTPTPGLPYISAANANHLAIFQAVRQAVQDLSEEDRSALGLRDLVCIDKQTYLAVPTP, encoded by the coding sequence ATGATTGCCAGTCTGACGATGTATCAACGCCCGCAACTGGCGTCAGCACATGATAATTACTGGGCTCTGATCCGCCAGCATCTGGCGGCCGCCGGCATGGACAGCCCGCCGGTTCTGGCACAGCAAGCCGACGACATGTCGGTATGGACCGATCCTGGACTTGTTTTGAGCCAGACCTGCGGTCTGCCCTACCGGACAGAATTGCATCACAGGGTCAGCCTGATCGGCACACCGGATTTTGCGGTTGAGGGCTGCGCGCCGGGCTATTACCGCAGCGCCATCGTGGTGCGCAAATCCGAACGGCGAACGCGGATTGCTGAGTTCCGTGACGCGGTGTTTGCCTATAATCAGACCGGCTCCCAATCAGGGTATGCCGCGCCCTACTGGCATGTCAAAGCCCGCGGATTCTGGTTTGAAAACCGTCAGGCAACAGGCGGGCATCTCAACTCGGCGCGGGCCGTGGCCGAAGGCAGGGCCGATCTGGCAGCGCTGGATGCGGTGTCTTGGCGGCTGATGCAGGAATATGAGCCGTTGAGCGGCGAGTTGAAAGTTCTGGACTGGACCACACCGACGCCCGGCCTGCCATATATTTCGGCGGCAAATGCCAATCATCTGGCTATTTTTCAGGCCGTGCGACAGGCCGTCCAGGACCTGTCCGAAGAAGACCGCAGCGCCCTTGGCCTCCGGGATCTGGTCTGTATCGACAAGCAGACCTATCTCGCCGTTCCCACGCCTTAG
- a CDS encoding IS5 family transposase — MRGIENSDAGLFSYIRLEERVPADHPLRAIRALVDEVVGGLNARFEQLYSKVGRPSIPPEYLLRATLLQAFYSVRSERMLMEQIDYNLLFRWFVGLPMDGAVWHPTVFTKNRDRLLEADVARDFLMALLSLHKVKRLLSDEHFTVDGTLIDAWASMKSFRPKDGSGEPPAPGRNGERNFRKEKRSNETHASTTDPDARLFRKGNGQSARLCFMGHALMENRNGLIVDTALTLANGTAEREATLAMLDRRKHGQRITLGADKAYDVTSFIGDLRKRKVTPHIAVNGTLSKLGKPRKTAIDGRTTRHCGYAISQRIRKRIEESFGWTKTQAGYGKVKLRGRHKVEAVFTFAIVAYNLIRIPKLLNEAAAT; from the coding sequence GTGCGTGGTATCGAGAATTCTGACGCTGGTCTGTTTTCCTATATCCGGCTTGAGGAGCGTGTTCCTGCCGATCATCCGCTGCGGGCGATCCGGGCGTTGGTTGATGAGGTTGTCGGCGGCCTGAACGCACGCTTTGAGCAGCTTTACTCGAAGGTTGGCCGTCCCTCGATCCCGCCGGAATATCTTTTGCGCGCGACGCTGCTGCAGGCTTTTTATTCGGTGCGCTCGGAACGGATGCTGATGGAGCAGATTGATTACAATTTGTTGTTCCGCTGGTTTGTCGGGCTGCCGATGGATGGCGCAGTCTGGCACCCGACGGTGTTCACCAAAAACCGTGACCGTTTGCTGGAAGCGGATGTGGCGCGAGACTTTCTGATGGCGCTGCTGTCGCTGCACAAGGTCAAGCGGCTGCTGTCGGACGAGCACTTTACCGTTGACGGCACCCTGATCGATGCATGGGCCTCGATGAAGAGCTTTCGGCCAAAGGATGGCTCCGGTGAACCGCCTGCGCCGGGCCGCAATGGCGAACGCAACTTCCGCAAGGAGAAGCGTTCCAACGAAACCCATGCCTCGACCACCGATCCGGACGCACGGCTGTTTCGCAAGGGCAATGGCCAGAGCGCGCGGCTGTGTTTCATGGGCCACGCGCTGATGGAGAACCGCAACGGGCTGATCGTTGACACGGCATTGACCCTCGCCAACGGCACTGCGGAGCGTGAAGCCACATTGGCGATGCTCGATCGTCGCAAGCATGGCCAGCGTATCACACTTGGAGCCGACAAGGCGTATGATGTGACCAGCTTCATCGGCGATCTGCGCAAACGCAAGGTGACGCCGCATATCGCAGTCAACGGCACGCTCAGCAAGCTGGGCAAGCCGCGCAAGACGGCCATTGACGGGCGCACGACGCGCCATTGCGGCTACGCCATCAGCCAGCGCATCCGCAAACGTATCGAAGAGAGCTTCGGCTGGACCAAGACGCAAGCCGGATATGGCAAGGTGAAGC
- a CDS encoding DMT family transporter, translating into MNPLRGILLKLMSVTVFVAMITCIKTVADTVPPGETVFFRSLFAIPVILAWLTWQHNLAHGLKTKNPMGHVWRGLVGTAAMAMSFTAVGLLPLPEVTAIGYAAPVLTVIFAAMFLGEEVRAFRLSAVALGLLGVIVILTPRLTVLNIETVDKLETAGAFLMLMGAVFVALAQVFVRKLVGTESTAAIVFYFSVTATLLSLLTLPFGWVVPNLGDTALLILAGLLGGVGQILLTLSYRHADTSVIAPFEYLSILLAVIVGYFIFDETPTSFTVAGVALVILAGLIIIYRERKLGLERAGQREVMTPQG; encoded by the coding sequence ATGAATCCGTTACGCGGCATTTTGCTGAAACTCATGTCCGTCACCGTGTTCGTCGCAATGATCACCTGCATCAAGACGGTCGCAGATACGGTGCCACCGGGCGAGACGGTGTTTTTCCGGTCGCTGTTTGCCATTCCGGTGATTCTGGCCTGGCTGACGTGGCAGCATAATCTGGCCCACGGGCTGAAGACCAAAAACCCGATGGGCCATGTCTGGCGCGGTCTGGTGGGAACTGCAGCGATGGCGATGAGCTTTACCGCGGTGGGGCTGCTGCCGCTGCCGGAGGTCACCGCGATCGGCTATGCCGCGCCGGTGCTGACAGTGATTTTCGCAGCCATGTTTCTGGGTGAAGAAGTGCGCGCCTTTCGCCTGTCCGCAGTGGCGCTTGGCCTGCTGGGCGTGATTGTCATTCTGACACCGCGGCTTACGGTCTTGAATATTGAGACGGTCGACAAGCTGGAAACCGCCGGGGCCTTTCTGATGCTGATGGGCGCTGTGTTCGTTGCCCTGGCACAGGTGTTTGTGCGCAAACTCGTCGGCACTGAAAGCACGGCGGCAATCGTATTTTATTTCTCCGTAACGGCGACGCTGCTGTCCTTGCTGACACTGCCATTCGGCTGGGTTGTTCCTAACCTGGGTGATACCGCATTGCTGATCCTGGCAGGTCTGCTTGGCGGCGTCGGGCAGATTCTCCTGACCCTGTCATACCGTCATGCGGATACATCGGTGATTGCACCGTTTGAATATCTGTCGATTTTGCTGGCTGTCATTGTCGGCTATTTCATCTTTGACGAAACCCCGACGAGTTTTACTGTTGCAGGGGTGGCTCTGGTCATTCTGGCAGGTCTGATCATCATTTACCGGGAACGGAAACTGGGCTTGGAGCGCGCCGGCCAGCGGGAGGTCATGACACCTCAGGGTTAG